The segment CTGTCGGATCTGTACGATTCGCCCTCCGATACTGCCTTAACAGCAGATACAGAAAAAGTCATCAAAAAAGCAGAAAAATTTAACGCCACCTACCGCGGTAAAGTTCGTGAACTGGGTGCCGAAGAATTTGCCGAAATGCTTCAGGAATATGAAGAGATCATACAGATTCTGGGTAAAATAGGCTCATATTCTCATTTAATTTGGTCTACAAATACGGAAGATCCTAAACTTGGAAAGTTGTTGCAACAGGCGAATGAACTGAGTTCCGAAGTCAGCCAAAAATTGGTTTTTTCGGATGTGGAATGGCTGAAGATTGATGATGAGAAAGCAAACAAATTGATTCAGTCCGACGAACTTAAAAAATGGAAACACTACCTGGAAGTTTCCCGACTGTATAAGGAGCATACACTGAGTGAGGAAGCAGAAAAAGTGATGAGCGCAAAATCGGTGACGGGGCGTGCCGCGTGGAACCGATATTTTGATGAAACACTGGGCGCCGCCCGGTTTGAGCTGGATGACGATACGCTCACTGAGCAGGAGGTGTTGAGCAAATTGCATGAACCAGATCGCGAGTTAAGAAAAAAAGCTCATGCATCGCTCACTGAAACATTTCAGGATCACTCAAGGACACTGACGTTTATTTTTAATACTATTTTGGCGGATAAATACACCAATGATAAACTCCGCAACTATGATAGCTGGATTACATCGCGAAACCTGTCTAACCAAACGGATCGGGAAACTGTAAACGCTCTTGTAACGGCCGTAACCGATAACTATTCGCTTGCTCAGCGTTATTACAAATTGAAGCGAAAGTTGCTTGGCGTTGAAGAGATGTTCGATTATGATCGGTACGCTCCTATCACAAAATCCACCAAAAAAGTACAGTGGAATGAAGCGAAGGATATGGTACTGGAAGCCTACGGAGATTTTCATCCCGAAATGAGTTCCATTGCCGGTGAGTTTTTTGAGAAGAATTGGATTGATGCTGCCATCAAAACGGGGAAAAGAGGTGGAGCTTACTCCGCAAGCACGGTTACGTCGGTTCATCCGTATGTGTTTATGAATTTTGACGGGAAGTTACGGGATGTTCAAACCCTGGCTCATGAATTGGGTCACGGCGTGCATCAGTACCTTTCAAGAAAACAGGGAGAGTTACAATCATCCACACCGCTGACGACCGCAGAAACAGCTTCCGTTTTTGGCGAGATGCTTGTGTTCAATAAACTAATGAACCGCCTGGATGACCCCGCTGAAAAACTTGCTCTGCTGGTTAGTAAGATTGACGATACGATTGCCACGGTTTTTCGCCAGATCTCTATGAACCGGTTTGAAGATAAAATTCATACAGCCCGGCGGGAACAGGGAGAACTCTCAAAAGAGCAGTTTTCTGAATTTTGGATT is part of the Balneolaceae bacterium genome and harbors:
- a CDS encoding M3 family oligoendopeptidase; translated protein: MGNKNGAENIHWDLSDLYDSPSDTALTADTEKVIKKAEKFNATYRGKVRELGAEEFAEMLQEYEEIIQILGKIGSYSHLIWSTNTEDPKLGKLLQQANELSSEVSQKLVFSDVEWLKIDDEKANKLIQSDELKKWKHYLEVSRLYKEHTLSEEAEKVMSAKSVTGRAAWNRYFDETLGAARFELDDDTLTEQEVLSKLHEPDRELRKKAHASLTETFQDHSRTLTFIFNTILADKYTNDKLRNYDSWITSRNLSNQTDRETVNALVTAVTDNYSLAQRYYKLKRKLLGVEEMFDYDRYAPITKSTKKVQWNEAKDMVLEAYGDFHPEMSSIAGEFFEKNWIDAAIKTGKRGGAYSASTVTSVHPYVFMNFDGKLRDVQTLAHELGHGVHQYLSRKQGELQSSTPLTTAETASVFGEMLVFNKLMNRLDDPAEKLALLVSKIDDTIATVFRQISMNRFEDKIHTARREQGELSKEQFSEFWIESQKDLYGDSVTLTDDYNIWWCYIPHFLHTPGYVYAYAFGELLVLALYDSYKSQKNGFSDRYLSLLEAGGSDWPHNLVSTMGLDIKDKNFWSRGLDIFEEMVKDAEELAASL